ACCAGACCTATCGTGATGGACGAGACAGCGGCACAGACGATGTCCCGCCCCGGTTCGTCGAAATAGGCGTGGCCTTCTACGATTACCCGCTCGATTCGCCCGCGCTTCCGGAAAACTTCCACCTGGATCATTTTGGCTTCACTTACGCTTCGATCGCTTCGATCACCACTTTGGTGAACGGTTGGCGATGACCTTGTTTCCGTTTATAGTTTTTCTTCGGTTTGTACTTGAATACAGTGATTTTTTTGCCTTTGCCGTGTTGTTCCACTTTGCCCTTCACCACGGCACCTTCCACGACCGGTTTGCCAACGACCGTCCCGTCTTCTTTGGTCACGAGCAGGACTTTGTCAAAGGTGACGGTTTCCCCTTCGGCCACCGGTAGTTTTTCCACATAAATAACATCGCCTTGTTTGACACGATATTGCTTGCCACCTGTTTCGATGATTGCAAACATCCCGGTACCTCCTCTACTCAAGACTCGCCGGCCAAGGGTGGAGCATACCTTACAAACCCTTGCCGTGCGGTTGTACGCCTTTCCGGGAAAAGGCGTAAGTAC
Above is a window of Polycladomyces subterraneus DNA encoding:
- the rplU gene encoding 50S ribosomal protein L21, producing MFAIIETGGKQYRVKQGDVIYVEKLPVAEGETVTFDKVLLVTKEDGTVVGKPVVEGAVVKGKVEQHGKGKKITVFKYKPKKNYKRKQGHRQPFTKVVIEAIEA